The Brassica napus cultivar Da-Ae chromosome C7, Da-Ae, whole genome shotgun sequence genome has a segment encoding these proteins:
- the LOC106407847 gene encoding uncharacterized protein LOC106407847: MTSNAAESLNNALLPARDSPIMALFEFIHRKLCTWYVSRRTEISKMKGNVPDNIQKILVEQLVLSTGLLVMPCSTWLFEVTHMPTNFGFTVDLDKRTCTCLEFQKLGLPCRHAIAAASCRNMQYTMFVCKHHLKETWAETVRGIILPVPDPKDVEVLAEILMVDLYPPTTKRTKGRPGIKRKLSAGEIPVRLWC, from the coding sequence ATGACTTCTAACGCTGCTGAATCGTTGAATAATGCTCTTCTGCCCGCTCGTGATAGTCCTATAATGGCATTGTTCGAGTTTATTCACCGGAAGCTGTGTACATGGTATGTGAGCAGACGCACCGAGATCAGTAAGATGAAGGGAAATGTTCCAGATAATATTCAAAAGATACTGGTTGAACAGCTGGTGCTGTCAACGGGCCTTCTAGTTATGCCATGTTCGACTTGGTTATTCGAAGTTACGCACATGCCAACTAATTTTGGTTTCACGGTTGATCTGGATAAACGAACTTGCACTTGCCTCGAATTCCAAAAGCTTGGTTTGCCTTGCCGACATGCCATTGCTGCTGCTTCTTGCCGTAATATGCAGTACACCATGTTTGTTTGCAAACACCATCTCAAAGAGACATGGGCTGAAACAGTTAGGGGTATCATACTTCCGGTTCCGGATCCAAAGGATGTTGAAGTGCTAGCCGAAATACTAATGGTTGATCTTTATCCACCAACGACCAAACGAACGAAAGGAAGACCAGGAATCAAACGTAAACTGTCCGCAGGAGAGATACCGGTAAGACTTTGGTGTTGA